One genomic segment of Polyodon spathula isolate WHYD16114869_AA chromosome 35, ASM1765450v1, whole genome shotgun sequence includes these proteins:
- the LOC121303809 gene encoding uncharacterized protein LOC121303809, which produces MKTNNNRDAEKNGRALKGPSYPGDQKAKLSANANKKWVRLATVVAYFLCVSLAAVILVIYYGLIWEPVKRILSAGQEGSISTLDSDASVINNSRSAAAVSAPAAAAAAPGAYTSQHQSFKSTQNSTSTSITAINAHNISSAPLPARRDEAASRSRVSRYKRRLVPQLGSFIAAAEGSGSSAGREEAASEDVFSGYMMTLPLGAGAVVNSRSVRRAQRSVHDGASGATAPKATRMGDNDVKAPLVTATGSGEPRKETLGELWMRISTQLRNRLVSAPVPLPKRVD; this is translated from the coding sequence ATGAAAACGAACAACAACCGAGACGCAGAGAAGAACGGGAGAGCTTTGAAGGGACCCAGTTACCCGGGGGATCAGAAGGCAAAGCTGAGTGCGAACGCCAATAAGAAATGGGTGAGACTCGCCACTGTGGTCGCGTATTTCCTTTGCGTGTCGTTGGCCGCTGTCATCCTGGTCATTTATTACGGACTCATCTGGGAGCCGGTGAAAAGAATCCTGAGCGCCGGGCAAGAGGGCAGCATCAGCACCCTGGACAGCGACGCGTCAGTAATTAATAACAGCAGGAGCGCAGCGGCGGTGTCTGCcccggcggcggcggcggcggcgccGGGCGCATACACTTCACAGCACCAATCCTTCAAATCCACTCAAAACAGTACTTCGACCAGTATTACTGCTATTAATGCACATAATATCAGTTCCGCGCCGCTGCCGGCCCGCAGAGACGAGGCAGCTTCAAGAAGCCGGGTTTCCAGGTACAAACGGAGGTTGGTGCCGCAATTAGGGTCGTTTATTGCGGCCGCTGAAGGGTCCGGGAGTTCGGCCGGCCGGGAAGAAGCAGCGAGTGAGGATGTTTTTAGTGGATATATGATGACTCTCCCGCTTGGGGCAGGCGCTGTTGTTAATTCGAGGTCTGTGAGAAGGGCGCAAAGATCGGTCCACGACGGGGCATCAGGCGCAACTGCCCCGAAAGCGACTCGAATGGGCGATAATGATGTCAAAGCACCGCTTGTGACAGCAACTGGATCCGGGGAGCCGAGAAAGGAGACTCTTGGGGAGTTGTGGATGAGGATTTCAACCCAGCTGAGAAATCGATTAGTATCGGCTCCAGTGCCGCTGCCAAAGAGAGTCGATTAA